The Bacillus sp. F19 DNA segment GTATTTTGCTTTTAACAAGATTCCTTCTACCAGCTCCTCGGTTTCCGGGCGCGGTATGAGGACTTCTTTGTTGACCAAAAACGAACGGCCGTAAAATTCTTCTGATCCGATCATGTGCTGAACAGGTATTCCTTCAGCATGACGGTTTACATCTGTTTTAAAGCTTTCCCAGACTCCGTCAGAAAGATCGGTTCTAAGGTTAGCCAGCATCTCTGCACGGCTCATATTTAGATGATGGCGCAAAAGGAGCTCTCCCGCATTGTGGTCCCGTTCTGCTTCTGCCAAAAAAGAAGAAGCCCACTTCAGGGCTTCGTATATCTTAATCATGCTTACTGGTCTGCCTGATCAAGTCTGCTCGATTGATCTTCAACGATAAGAGCATCGACAAAATCATCAAGTTTCCCTTGCAAAATCTGGTCAAGCTTTTGGATCGTCAGGCCAATGCGGTGGTCTGTAACACGGTTTTGCGGGAAGTTATACGTGCGGATCCTTTCTGATCGGTCACCTGTACCGACAGCAAGCTTGCGGGTTTGGTCGTATTCAGCCTGTGCTTCTCGCTGAAATTTATCATAAACGCGTGCGCGCAATACTTTCATTGCTTTTTCTTTGTTTTTGATCTGGGATTTTTCATCCTGACATGAAACGACCGTTCCTGTTGGAAGATGCGTTAAGCGAACAGCTGACATGGTCGTGTTTACACTTTGTCCGCCCGGTCCGCTTGATGTGAATGTATCTACACGAATGTCTTTTTCATGGATCTCAATCTCTACTTCTTCTGCTTCCGGCAAGCATGCAACGGTAGCTGTTGAAGTATGGATTCTTCCGCCTGATTCTGTTTCAGGAACGCGCTGTACACGGTGTGCCCCATTCTCATATTTCAGCTTCGAGAATGCGCCTCTTCCGTTGATCATGAAAATAATCTCTTTGTAGCCGCCGACTCCTGTTGAGTTTGCTTCCATCACTTCTGTTTTCCAGCCTTGTGCTTCAGCAAAACGGCTGTACATGCGGTAAAGATCGCCTGCAAATAATGCTGCCTCGTCTCCGCCTGCTGCACCGCGAATCTCCATGATTACGTTTTTGTCATCGTTCGGGTCTTTTGGAACAAGAAGGATTTTCAAACGTTCAGAGAGCCCTTTTTCCTGTGCCTGAAGCTCAGAAAGCTCTTCTTTCACCATTTCGCGCATATCTGCGTCAAGCTTGTCATCAAGCATCATTTTTGCGTCATCGATCTGCTCTTTCACAGATTTATATTCACGATATACTTCAACAGTTTCCTGCAGGTCAGATTGTTCTTTTGAATATTCACGAAGCTTCTTAGAATCGTTGATAATATCAGGATCCATCAGCAGCCCATTTAATTTTTCGTAGCGGTCTTCTACAGATTGTAAGCGATCTAACACGTTATTCACCTCAATTTTCGTCCATAACGTTATAATTATAGTATAGGTTAACCCAAGCGTCAAAAGCAAATTGACCAAGAAAAGCCCAAGCGCCTGTTTAGCGCAGGCAGACAGATAAAGATTCGCCAGAAAAAGCGCTTTTTGCCTACAGGCGAATCCGTTCTGGCCGAGGAGTCAGGCGATTCCGCCTGCCATCGAAGCGCAAAATTCATTCTTAAAACCCCAGAAAGAAAGGAAGAAAAATGAAAATAAGAAAAGTGCATCATGTTGCCGTCATTTGTACTGATTATGCCGTGTCGAAGGACTTTTATGTCAATAAACTCGGGTTTGAAGTCATCCATGAATTTTACCGGGCTGAAAGGGATTCTTATAAATTGGATCTGGCTGTTGGGGATCATACTCAAATTGAGCTGTTTTCTTTCCCGTCGCCCCCGGAGCGTCCTTCACGTCCAGAATCAGCAGGCCTTCGACATCTGGCTTTTTCTATTGAAAATATTCATGAGACAGTGAGTCATTTGAATGAACTGGGAATCGAAACAGAGCCGATCCGGGTCGATCCCTTTACAAACAGGCTCTTCACCTTTTTCAAAGATCCAGATGGATTGCCGCTCGAGTTGTACGAGGATCCCGTCGAAACAGAGAGTCACATTTCGTAAAATCTGCACTTTCTTTGACGAATCCATTCTTCTTTTGTCTGCATAGAAGGGATGCATCTTCCCCTTATCGAACATGTTGATTATTGTGTTTCGTATGTTTCGGATCGATTAAGATAGGGGGAAAACCGATGAATACAAGCCAGGTCGCGAAGTTATTGGGTGTGTCGC contains these protein-coding regions:
- the prfA gene encoding peptide chain release factor 1 — its product is MLDRLQSVEDRYEKLNGLLMDPDIINDSKKLREYSKEQSDLQETVEVYREYKSVKEQIDDAKMMLDDKLDADMREMVKEELSELQAQEKGLSERLKILLVPKDPNDDKNVIMEIRGAAGGDEAALFAGDLYRMYSRFAEAQGWKTEVMEANSTGVGGYKEIIFMINGRGAFSKLKYENGAHRVQRVPETESGGRIHTSTATVACLPEAEEVEIEIHEKDIRVDTFTSSGPGGQSVNTTMSAVRLTHLPTGTVVSCQDEKSQIKNKEKAMKVLRARVYDKFQREAQAEYDQTRKLAVGTGDRSERIRTYNFPQNRVTDHRIGLTIQKLDQILQGKLDDFVDALIVEDQSSRLDQADQ
- a CDS encoding VOC family protein → MKIRKVHHVAVICTDYAVSKDFYVNKLGFEVIHEFYRAERDSYKLDLAVGDHTQIELFSFPSPPERPSRPESAGLRHLAFSIENIHETVSHLNELGIETEPIRVDPFTNRLFTFFKDPDGLPLELYEDPVETESHIS